A window of the Cynocephalus volans isolate mCynVol1 chromosome 10, mCynVol1.pri, whole genome shotgun sequence genome harbors these coding sequences:
- the LRRC25 gene encoding leucine-rich repeat-containing protein 25: MESTLSWVLWLPLLLRRGLSGQELSCNVFSGDVDWTKEFPNTCLNFSGQSLSLPRNQSLRANNVLVLDLSGNGLRELPLFLAHLEKLQFLNVMHNRLAHVDGALAARCGLDLKADCSCVLAPWHEVRENNCSTQPPLQCLDTSTGAWHNLSVFLEVNCAPGLASATIGAAVAGGLLFLGLTIAGLLLAWRLLSRRAASSQGLSKAWAAQDSPRPNSGWQPRYSSRGLSSNPPVATLSSPSKSDYENMFVGQAAAEHQWMGHGAHPSEDDDFYMNYTDIDLASQPVYSNLQSLDQAPHEEEYVIPGH, encoded by the exons ATGGAGAGCACCCTGTCGTGGGTGCTGTGGTTGCCGCTGCTGCTGCGGCGAGGTTTAAGTGGCCAGGAACTTTCCTGCAACGTGTTCTCTGGGGATGTGGACTGGACCAAAGAGTTCCCCAACACGTGCCTGAATTTCAGTGGACAAAGCCTGAGCCTACCCCGGAACCAGTCTCTGAGGGCCAACAATGTGCTCGTCCTTGACCTGTCTGGGAATGGTCTGCGAGAGCTCCCACTCTTCTTAGCCCACCTGGAGAAGCTGCAGTTCCTGAATGTGATGCACAACAGGCTGGCGCACGTGGATGGGGCGCTGGCGGCACGCTGTGGCCTTGATCTGAAGGCTGACTGCAGCTGTGTCCTGGCACCCTGGCACGAGGTCCGGGAAAACAACTGCTCCACACAGCCGCCCCTGCAGTGTCTGGACACAAGCACTGGTGCCTGGCACAACCTCTCTGTTTTCCTGGAGGTCAACTGTGCACCCGGCCTGGCCTCAGCAACCATCGGGGCAGCGGTGGCTGGAGGACTCCTGTTCCTTGGGCTCACCATTGCTGGCCTGTTGCTGGCTTGGAGACTCTTGAGTCGCCGAGCAGCCAGTAGCCAGGGCCTGAGCAAAGCCTGGGCTGCTCAGGACAGTCCCAGGCCCAACTCAGGCTGGCAGCCACGATACAGCAGCCGGGGCCTCAGCTCCAACCCCCCAGTGGCCACCCTGTCCAGCCCCTCCAAGTCCGACTACGAGAACATGTTTGTGGGCCAGGCAGCTGCCGAGCACCAGTGGATGGGACATGG GGCTCACCCTTCAGAGGATGACGACTTCTACATGAACTATACAGACATTGATCTGGCCTCCCAGCCTGTCTACAGCAACCTGCAGTCACTAGACCAGGCCCCACATGAAGAGGAGTACGTGATCCCTGGGCACTGA
- the GDF15 gene encoding growth/differentiation factor 15 has product MPGPGPRPWHCSEMLLLLMLLVVLQPPPAGALSPPEKGFQGFPGPSDLESDQDASRIPELPKRYEDLLTRLRVNRSWEDSNSDLNPAPAVRILTPELQLGSDGHLHLRVSRAALTKDIPAAFRLQRALLRLSPTALTTWDVTRPLKRQLSLGGPRAPVLRLRLSPPSDQWRALSPSAPPQLELRWRARAARGRRWARARSQDDCPLGPGRCCRLRTVRASLEDLGWSDWVLSPREVHVGVCVGACPSRFRSASMHAQVKARLHGLKPDSVPEPCCVPSSYQPLVIMQKSDGGVSFQTYDDLIAKDCHCA; this is encoded by the exons ATGCCCGGGCCAGGACCGAGGCCTTGGCATTGCTCTGAGATGCTGCTACTGCTGATGCTGCTAGTGGTCTTGCAGCCGCCGCCGGCGGGCGCCCTGTCTCCGCCTGAGAAGGGCTTCCAGGGCTTCCCGGGACCCTCAGACTTGGAGTCTGATCAGGACGCCTCCAGAATCCCGGAGTTGCCGAAACGCTACGAGGACCTGCTGACTAGGCTACGGGTGAACCGGAGCTGGGAAGACTCGAACTCCGACCTCAACCCTGCCCCTGCCGTCCGGATACTCACCCCAGAGC TGCAGCTGGGGTCCGACGGCCACCTGCACCTGCGCGTCTCCCGGGCCGCCCTGACCAAGGATATCCCCGCTGCCTTCCGCCTGCAGCGGGCCCTGCTCCGGCTGTCCCCGACGGCGCTGACAACGTGGGACGTGACGCGGCCGCTGAAGCGTCAGCTCAGCCTGGGAGGACCCCGGGCCCCCGTGCTACGCTTGCGACTGTCGCCGCCGTCCGACCAGTGGCGGGCCCTGTCGCCGTCGGCGCCGCCGCAGTTGGAGCTGCGCTGGCGGGCGCGCGCCGCCAGGGGTCGCCGCTGGGCACGCGCGCGCTCCCAGGACGACTGCCCGCTGGGGCCCGGGCGCTGCTGCCGCCTGCGCACCGTGCGCGCGTCGCTCGAGGACCTGGGATGGAGCGACTGGGTGCTGTCGCCGCGAGAGGTGCACGTGGGCGTGTGCGTCGGCGCGTGCCCGAGCCGGTTCCGTTCGGCCAGCATGCACGCGCAGGTCAAGGCGCGCCTGCACGGCCTGAAGCCCGACTCCGTGCCCGAGCCCTGCTGCGTCCCCTCCAGCTACCAGCCCCTGGTGATCATGCAAAAGAGCGACGGTGGCGTGTCGTTCCAGACCTACGACGACCTCATAGCCAAGGACTGCCACTGCGCATGA